CGTCGCCTCGGGCTCGGACGCCGCCGGCTTCGGGGTGGGCACCTCGCCCTCGAACTTGGGCACCCGCGTCACCTCCAGGACGATCCGGCGGTTGCCGGCGTCCACCTCGGTCACGCGCATCTCCAGGTCGTCGCCCTCGCCGAACACGTCGGCCGGGTTCTGCAGGCCGGTGACGCCCAGCTGCGACACGGGGACGAAGCCCTCCACGTCGTCGCCCAGGTCCACCGCCACGCCCTTGTCCTGCAGGCGCGTGATCTTCCCGCTGATCTCCTGCCCCGCGTGGAACTGCGTGGCCAGGTGGTCCCACGGGTCGTCCTGGGTCTGCTTCAGCCCCAGCGAGATGCGCTTGTTCTCGGCGTCCACGCCCAGGATCACCACCTCGACGTCGTCGCCCTTCTTCACCACCTCGGACGGGTGCTGGATCCGCTTGGTCCAGCTCATGTCGGAGATGTGCACCAGGCCGTCGATCCCCGGCTCGATCTCCACGAAGGCGCCGAAGGAGGTCAGGTTGCGCACCTTCCCCGTCAGCCGCGTCCCCACCGGGTACTTCACCGGGAGCGCGTGCCAGGGGTCCTCCTCGATCTGCTTCATGCCGAGCGAGATCTTCTCGCCCTCGGGATCCACCTTCAGGATCACCGCCTCGATCTCGTCGCCCAGGGAGACGATCTTCGACGGGTGCCGGACGTTGCGCGTCCAGCTCATCTCGCTGATGTGCACCAGCCCCTCGACCCCCTTCTCCAGCTCCACGAAGGCGCCGTAGTTGGTGATCGAGACCACCCGGCCGCGCACGCGGGCGCCCACCGGGTACTTCTTCTCGACGTCCTTCCAGGGGTACTCCTGGAGCTGCTTGAGGCCCAGCGACAGGCGCTCGCGCTCCCAGTCGATGTCCAGGACCTTGACCTCGAGCTCGGCGCCGATGGACACCACCTCGGTCGGGTGGCCGACGCGGCCCCACGACATGTCGGTGATGTGCAGCAGGCCGTCCATCCCGCCCAGGTCGATGAAGGCGCCGAAGTCGGTGATGTTCTTGACCACGCCCTTGCGGACCTGGCCCACCTCGAGCTCCTTCTTCAGCTTCTCGCGCTTGATCTCGCGGTCGGCCTCCAGCAGCACGCGGCGGCTGACCACGATGTTGCGGCGGCGCTTGTTCAGCTTGATGATCTTGAACTCGTAGGTCTCGCCGATCAGGTCCTCGATGTTGGGGACCCGGCGCAGCGCGATCTGCGAGCCCGGCAGGAAGGCGTCGACCCCCATCAGGTCCACCGTCACGCCGCCCTTGATCTTGCGGGTGAGCGTGCCGCGCACCGGGGCGCCCGCCTCGTACGCCTCGCGGATCTTCTCCCACACGCGCAGGAAGTCCGCCTTCTTCTTGCTGAGGACGACCACGCCGTCCTCGTCCTCGAGGTTCTCGAGGAAGACCTCCACCTCGTCGCCGAGCTGCAGCGAGTCGGGGTCCTTGAACTCGTCGCGGGCGACGGCGCCCTCGCTCTTGAAGCCGAGGTCGAGGATCACCGCCTTGTCGGTGACGCGCAGCACGCGCGCCTTGACGATCTCCCCCTCCTCGATGTTGGTGAGGGTGTCGTCGTACATCTCCAGCATCGCCTCGTACTCCTCGGCGGAGTACTCCTCGTCGTCCCAGAGGTCGGCGCGGATGTTCATCGCGCGCGCCCGCTCGGCGATCTGCTGGTCGGTGAGGCTCGGCCGCTCGGCCACGGCGGCGCCGCCCCGGTTCTCGGTTTCGGGGGAAAAGTCCTCGGTGTGGTCAGCCATGGGTCTCCTGAACGTCCCGCCGGAGGGTGGCCCGTGGGCGCGCTGCCGCGACGGTCGGTGAGAGGGTGGACGGAAATGGGCGTAAGCCCGGGAAAACGTAACAAGTTATGGGTTTTCTTCGCCCGGGTCAACCCCACCCGGCCAGTGCGAAGTCCTGAGTGCGAAGTGCGAAGTGCGAACGGCTCGACCGGGACCCCGGCGCCTGGCACCTGCCTCAGCCGCCGCGCTCGCGGGCCAGGCGGACGATGCGCTCCACCTGCTCCTCGAAGGAGAGCGCCGTGGTGTCGACCACCACCGCGTCGTCGGCGCAGCGCAGCGGGGCCGCCTGGCGCGTGGAGTCGACCTCGTCGCGCCCGGTGAGCCGCGCGGCCTCGGCGCGGACGTCCTCCTCTCCGGGCTCCGCGTGCCCCTGCTCCAGGAGGCGGCGGCGGGCGCGCTCGGCGGGATCGGCCACCAGGAACGCCTTGAGCTCCGCGTCGGGGAACACCACGGTGCCGATGTCGCGGCCGTCGGCCACCAGCCCGCCGCGCGCGCCGGCCTCGCGCAGCGCGTCCAGCAGCCACTCGCGCACGGCGGGGACGGCGGCCATGCGCGAG
This genomic window from Longimicrobium sp. contains:
- a CDS encoding 30S ribosomal protein S1, with the protein product MADHTEDFSPETENRGGAAVAERPSLTDQQIAERARAMNIRADLWDDEEYSAEEYEAMLEMYDDTLTNIEEGEIVKARVLRVTDKAVILDLGFKSEGAVARDEFKDPDSLQLGDEVEVFLENLEDEDGVVVLSKKKADFLRVWEKIREAYEAGAPVRGTLTRKIKGGVTVDLMGVDAFLPGSQIALRRVPNIEDLIGETYEFKIIKLNKRRRNIVVSRRVLLEADREIKREKLKKELEVGQVRKGVVKNITDFGAFIDLGGMDGLLHITDMSWGRVGHPTEVVSIGAELEVKVLDIDWERERLSLGLKQLQEYPWKDVEKKYPVGARVRGRVVSITNYGAFVELEKGVEGLVHISEMSWTRNVRHPSKIVSLGDEIEAVILKVDPEGEKISLGMKQIEEDPWHALPVKYPVGTRLTGKVRNLTSFGAFVEIEPGIDGLVHISDMSWTKRIQHPSEVVKKGDDVEVVILGVDAENKRISLGLKQTQDDPWDHLATQFHAGQEISGKITRLQDKGVAVDLGDDVEGFVPVSQLGVTGLQNPADVFGEGDDLEMRVTEVDAGNRRIVLEVTRVPKFEGEVPTPKPAASEPEATAEAATEPEAPAAVPETPVAEADEAPAAEAAAAPAAEAAPEAALADDVTPEEAPAAEAAPEEAPASEAAPEEEQQS
- the cmk gene encoding (d)CMP kinase; its protein translation is MPTSKHPDGIIIALDGPAGSGKSSTARAVAERLGYRHLDSGAFYRALTLAALRAGIPPERWESLSHEELDRLDVHGRPGARGYTLFVAGEDVTAGIRSPEVNAHVSRMAAVPAVREWLLDALREAGARGGLVADGRDIGTVVFPDAELKAFLVADPAERARRRLLEQGHAEPGEEDVRAEAARLTGRDEVDSTRQAAPLRCADDAVVVDTTALSFEEQVERIVRLARERGG